In the Bacilli bacterium genome, AAGGATAGGATTACATCGAAAACTTTGATCGAATTCGTTAGCGCCATAAAGACGGAGATCGTAACCGATGGCGCAAGAAGCGGGAGCGTAATGCGGAAAAATCTGCGGAACATGCCGGCTCCGTCCACCTTGGCCGCTTCCGTAAGCTCGCCCGGAATGGATTGCAATCCGGCGATATAGATAACAATGTAAAAACCGATCGATTGCCAAATGGAGACAAGCAGGATCGCGATAAAAGCTAAATCCGGTTTCCCCAGCCAGCTGAGGTTGAAAATGCTCCATCCTGTTGTATCATATAAAGACTGAAATCCTTGGGAGAAAATGAATCGCCAAATAAATCCGACGATGACCAGGCTTAAAATATATGGAATAAAGAAAGCCGCCCTTAAGATGGCCGCGGTTTTCAGCTTTTGGTCAAGCAGCGCCGCAATCACGACAGCCAATACATTAATGAGTACGATGTACAGGATGCAATACTTGAGCGTAAACACGGTTGCGTGCGCAAAATTCGCATCGCCCATAAAAATTTGCCGGAAATTTTCCCAACCGATAAACTTCGGTGTTTTGGCAATCCCGTTCCATTCCGTAAAGGAGTATACGGCGCTCAGCAAAAAAGGGATATAGATTGCAACCGACACACACAAAATAACCGGAAACGTAAATAAGCCGAACTCCAGTCTACGGCGCATATGTCTGTCGATTCTGCCCATATTCGCACCACCTTTGTTCTTCTGTTTTTTTCATTATAATCAGGGCTACAATCGACAAAGAATGCACTTAAGTGGTCAGTTTAGGGTAATTTCGTGAACTGGGCGGGGGAGTGGAAGATGATCAAATCGGTGGTTGCTTTTTTCACGAAACGTTTGGTGAACAAGCTGATTTTGCTGTTTACGGCGATTATCGTACTGGTGGTTGGCTCGCTTGTTTTCATCTCCTATAAAAACATGGAGCGGGAATCGGTCGAAAACAGCATATCCAGCAATACAAGCAATTTAAATTTGGTTCTGCGCAATTTGACGGCATATTTTGCGGACGTGGAGCAGTATACGTCGCCGCAAATCAACTACGACGCGGTCATGAACGCGATTGAGCACGAAAAGGATGACTATACGGCGAAAATTTATCTGGACAATTATTTGCGGGAATTGTATTACGCGCGAAAAGATGTGACGGGCATTTTTCTGTATTTGCTTGAGCAGCACAAATATTACTATATTGCGCGCGAGGGACAGAACATAACGGTCAAGGAGAAATATGACGACGGCATTCCCCGGCAAATCTGGTTTACGCAAGCATTGCAAAGCAATCGCAATCGATACATCCAATCCTTATTGTATCCGCAAGAGATCGGGTATGCCTTTGAGCCGGACGACAGTTTTATGGTTTTTCACCGGACGCTGCGCAAGCTCGTCAACCGCGAGCCGAAAGCGGTCATCTCCTTTTTCTTCAGCAAATCCGCCATCGCCCAAATCATCGCGGATATTCCGCTGCGCGGCAATGAGCATGTCGCTTTATTGAATGAACGGCGCGATCCTTTTTATGTCGACGACAAGACGTTTTACCGAAATGCCATGGAAAAGGGGCTTTATCGGCAAGTGCAGCAAGCGCAAGATAAAGGACGGCTGACCTGGAAGGATGACGGCGCAAAGTATCTTGTTTTTTTTGCCGTCGCCGATACGGGCCAATGGATGCTTGTTAAACCCGTGCCATACGTCGAAATGTACGAAGGGGCAAAGAAGAACAGAAATGTAAGCATATTGATCGGGGTCATGTTTTTGGCGGTGTCCTTTTTGTTTGTCACCTGGACATCCAACGCGATCACAAGACCGATCAAAAAGCTTGCCCGCAAAATGGACAGGTTTAGCGGAGGGGAATTTAATCTGGAATTGACGGTATCCGGCAGGGATGAAATCGCGTCGCTTTCCCGAAATTTCAACGAGATGGTGAAACGGACCAACGAGCTGATCAACGAGCGCTACAAGTCGAAGCTCGCGGAAAAGAGCGCCATCTTAAAGGCGCTGGAAGCGGAGATCAACCCGCATTTTTTGTACAATGCGCTGCAGGCGATTTCCACCAAGGCGTTGAAAAACGGCATGGACGACATCGCCGGGATGGTGGATTCTCTGGCGATGACGCTGCGATATTGCATCAGCGGGCCTGATATGGTAAAAATCAGCGAAGAGATTGTTCATATCAAGCAATACATGCTTTTGCAACAAGCGCGGTTTGGCGCCAGACTTGCAGTCAGCTATCAGGTGGACGGACAAGTTGGGAATGTGCTCATTCCGAAGCTCGCGATCCAGTCTTTGGTGGAAAATTCGATCAAGCATGCCCTGGAGAAAGTCTCCTATACGACGCATATTTCCATTAGCGCTTTCCCGGACGGCACGAATGCCGTCATTTCGGTGGAGGACAACGGACCGGGCATATCCGAGGAGAAACTTGGGAAAATCATGCGCTCGCTTAAAACAAACTGGGAAGATTGGACGCATGAAAGCATCGGATTAAAAAATTTGCATGACCGTTTAAAACTTATTTTTGGAGATCGGGCAAAGCTCGAAATCCAGTCGGGAGACAGCGGCACGAAAATACGTATCATTATTCCGGCGGAAGGCGGTGGCGAACATGTTCAAAGCGCTGATCATTGACGATGAAGAGCCGTCCCGCGAAGCCATTCAACTGCTGGGGGACTGGAAAAGGCTCGGTGTAACCGAAATCTTCGAGGCCTCAAACGGAAAAGAAGGAATCGAACTGTTGCGCAAGCAGAAATGCGAAATCGTACTGGTCGATATGAAAATGCCAGAAATGGACGGCAGGGAATTTCTGCGGCGGGTGGAAAAGGAACATTTGGAGACGTTGATCATCATCATCAGCGGCTACCGGGATTTTGCCTATGCCCGGCAGGCGATTCAGGCCAAAGCGCATGATTACATCCTTAAGCCGGTGAACCGGCGGGAATTGAACCGGGTGCTGGAAACGGCTGTTCAACAACTGCGTGAAAAAAAGCTGCAGGAAAACGAATCGGTTGCCCGCAACATCGCGTTAAATATGTCTTTGCCGAAAATGAAAGAAAAAATTTATATCTCGTTAATCGAGCGAAGCGTAAAGCAGCTCGGTTCCGATTATCTTCAGTTAATCGGGGCAAACGGGAAAAACAAAAAGTTTAATATCGTGTTGTTTCGCATGATGAACAAACAAAAAGTTTTGGCGGACAAATTCATGGGCGATGTGGAATCGCTCCATTTTGCCGTGAGCAATGTGCTGTGCGAACTCGGAAGCGGCATGCGGACATTCTGCTTCATCAATCCGAAGCAAGCGCGGGAAGTTGTCGCGGTATTGACGTTTGAACTTTTGACAATCGATCAGGTCCGGTTTGCTTCGAAAGACTTCGCGATGCGAGCGGCCAACAAAATGAAACAATTATTCGGCATGGCAACGGCTGCCGGCGTGGGCAACGGATGCGGCGACATCTTCCGGCTTCACGACCCGTACATGTTCGCCGAAAATGCGCTTATGGCCGTCAATCTGCTTGCCGGCAAACATGGCGAAATGCAGGTAAAGCGTACTTTGGAGCCGGAAACAGGCCTGCTGAAAAGCGCTTTGGAGGCGGGAGACTGCGGATACGCGAAAAGCGTGGTTCACAATTTTCTGGGAAAAATCAAGGATACAGGCTATTTCAGTATCGGAGACGCGCTCAACATATTGGATGAGCTCAAGCGCCTTCTTCAGGATACGGCGCAGCAATTCGGTTTGTCGGCCGAGGACTGTCCCCGGGACGTTACGGTGGACTTCAGCAATTTCGCGAACTATGAGGCGCTCATGCTGCGGATGCTGGATGACGGCTGCCGGCGCATCGGCAATGTCGCATCCGCGGGCAGCCGCTTCAGTGTACATGAAATCAAAGCGTACATTGATAATTTTTATTTTCGGGATATTAAAATCTCCATGTTTACAAAAAAATATCACCTGAGCAGAGAATATTTGATGAAACTGTTCAAACAGGAATTCGGCCTCGGCATCCATGAATACGTGCAAAAAATCAGAATGGAAAAGGCCGCGGAGCTGCTGGAAAATCCCGAGCTGAAAATTCACAACATCGCGGGCATGTTGGGTTACAAAGATAACAATTATTTCAGCAAAGCGTTCAAAAATTATTATTCCGTATCTCCTACCGAATACCGGCAGAAGCATGGGCAAATCCACTTTTTTACCCCAAATTGATTACATAAATACATTTTTCTTGGAACGCCATGTTACTAACATGTATGGTGAATTTAAAATGTCGATTGGGGGCGTTGCAAGTTGAAGAAAATCATGATTTTCTCAGTCGTGGCCGTGCTTTTGTTCAGTATGTTGTCCGCTTGCGGCGGCAGCAAAAATGAAGACGCCGGCGACACAAATCAAAAGGCGCAGGAAGGCGCTGCCGAAAAACCGGTGACGATCAATATGTTCACGAACATGCCGGAATACACGGATGCGTTCCACGCTTATATTGAAGAATACAAGAAAGTGAAGCCCAACGTGACGATCAATCTGGAAATCATGCAGGCAGATTATCCCACGGTATTGAAATCGAAGATCGCCTCGGGCAATATTCCGGATGTATTTACTTCGACGGCGGGCGGGGAAATCGCCCAGTACGCGGAATACAGCGCCGATCTGACCAACGAGCCGTTGGCGGCGGCCATGACCGATTCCGTGCGCAACAATATGTCGTTGGACGGCAAAGTTTTGGGCCTTCCCGTTAAGGGCAACGTATTTGCCTTGCTTTATAACAAAAAGCTGTTTGCCGAAGCGGGCATCTCCGCTCCACCGAAAACGTTCGCCGAGTTGAACGATGACATCGCCAAGCTGGAGGCAAAAGGAATCAAGCCGTTTACCAATGCCTATAAGGAATGGTGGGTGTTCAAACACATCTTCCAGCATTTTATTGATGCCAGCACCGACAACCCGCAGCAGTTGGTAAACGACTTTATCGCCGGCAAAACGCATTTCAGCGATCATCCCGAACTGTTGAAATTTTTTGATTTTATCGACACAACGGTAGCCCACGGAATGGATAAACCGCTGGAAAGAGACCTGAATGCCGAGATCGCCGATTTTGCCACGGGCAAAGCGGCAATGATGACAGGCCAAGGCGCATGGGTTGAGGAGGGAATTCTGAAAATCGACCCGAACTTCCAAATCGGCGTTGCCGGGTATCCTGTCGGGGATGATGCTAACAAGGCGATGATTATCACCGGCGCGGACCAGGCAATCAGAATCAACAAAGATTCCCCGGTGGCCAAAGAGGCGATTGACTTCTTTAACTGGCTGTACACATCGGATTACGGTAAAAAATGGTTCTCACAGGTAGCTAAAGTTATTCCGCCGATCAAGGATGCGCCGATGCCGGATTTGCAAATACCGAAAGCGATGAACGAGATTTTGCAAACCGAGCCGTCCGGCGATTTGGCGATCAATTATTCGCTCGACAGCTTCCATCAAAAATTCGGCGAAATTATACAGGCCTATATCGGCAAAGTAAAAACACGCGAACAGGCCATTGACGAAATCGAAAAGGCCTGGGTACAATTGGGGGCAGCAAAATAAAACGGGAGTGGAACAATTATGCGGCAAAAAAGCATTCCCGGCACCGATTTATCCTGCTCTATGTTAAGCCTCGGCAGC is a window encoding:
- a CDS encoding sugar ABC transporter permease yields the protein MGRIDRHMRRRLEFGLFTFPVILCVSVAIYIPFLLSAVYSFTEWNGIAKTPKFIGWENFRQIFMGDANFAHATVFTLKYCILYIVLINVLAVVIAALLDQKLKTAAILRAAFFIPYILSLVIVGFIWRFIFSQGFQSLYDTTGWSIFNLSWLGKPDLAFIAILLVSIWQSIGFYIVIYIAGLQSIPGELTEAAKVDGAGMFRRFFRITLPLLAPSVTISVFMALTNSIKVFDVILSLTGGGPGGTTYSVTLDIYRDTFQNNMYGYGTAKAIVLFIAVLIITIVQLAYFKKREVEG
- a CDS encoding sensor histidine kinase: MIKSVVAFFTKRLVNKLILLFTAIIVLVVGSLVFISYKNMERESVENSISSNTSNLNLVLRNLTAYFADVEQYTSPQINYDAVMNAIEHEKDDYTAKIYLDNYLRELYYARKDVTGIFLYLLEQHKYYYIAREGQNITVKEKYDDGIPRQIWFTQALQSNRNRYIQSLLYPQEIGYAFEPDDSFMVFHRTLRKLVNREPKAVISFFFSKSAIAQIIADIPLRGNEHVALLNERRDPFYVDDKTFYRNAMEKGLYRQVQQAQDKGRLTWKDDGAKYLVFFAVADTGQWMLVKPVPYVEMYEGAKKNRNVSILIGVMFLAVSFLFVTWTSNAITRPIKKLARKMDRFSGGEFNLELTVSGRDEIASLSRNFNEMVKRTNELINERYKSKLAEKSAILKALEAEINPHFLYNALQAISTKALKNGMDDIAGMVDSLAMTLRYCISGPDMVKISEEIVHIKQYMLLQQARFGARLAVSYQVDGQVGNVLIPKLAIQSLVENSIKHALEKVSYTTHISISAFPDGTNAVISVEDNGPGISEEKLGKIMRSLKTNWEDWTHESIGLKNLHDRLKLIFGDRAKLEIQSGDSGTKIRIIIPAEGGGEHVQSADH
- a CDS encoding response regulator; translation: MFKALIIDDEEPSREAIQLLGDWKRLGVTEIFEASNGKEGIELLRKQKCEIVLVDMKMPEMDGREFLRRVEKEHLETLIIIISGYRDFAYARQAIQAKAHDYILKPVNRRELNRVLETAVQQLREKKLQENESVARNIALNMSLPKMKEKIYISLIERSVKQLGSDYLQLIGANGKNKKFNIVLFRMMNKQKVLADKFMGDVESLHFAVSNVLCELGSGMRTFCFINPKQAREVVAVLTFELLTIDQVRFASKDFAMRAANKMKQLFGMATAAGVGNGCGDIFRLHDPYMFAENALMAVNLLAGKHGEMQVKRTLEPETGLLKSALEAGDCGYAKSVVHNFLGKIKDTGYFSIGDALNILDELKRLLQDTAQQFGLSAEDCPRDVTVDFSNFANYEALMLRMLDDGCRRIGNVASAGSRFSVHEIKAYIDNFYFRDIKISMFTKKYHLSREYLMKLFKQEFGLGIHEYVQKIRMEKAAELLENPELKIHNIAGMLGYKDNNYFSKAFKNYYSVSPTEYRQKHGQIHFFTPN
- a CDS encoding extracellular solute-binding protein; protein product: MIFSVVAVLLFSMLSACGGSKNEDAGDTNQKAQEGAAEKPVTINMFTNMPEYTDAFHAYIEEYKKVKPNVTINLEIMQADYPTVLKSKIASGNIPDVFTSTAGGEIAQYAEYSADLTNEPLAAAMTDSVRNNMSLDGKVLGLPVKGNVFALLYNKKLFAEAGISAPPKTFAELNDDIAKLEAKGIKPFTNAYKEWWVFKHIFQHFIDASTDNPQQLVNDFIAGKTHFSDHPELLKFFDFIDTTVAHGMDKPLERDLNAEIADFATGKAAMMTGQGAWVEEGILKIDPNFQIGVAGYPVGDDANKAMIITGADQAIRINKDSPVAKEAIDFFNWLYTSDYGKKWFSQVAKVIPPIKDAPMPDLQIPKAMNEILQTEPSGDLAINYSLDSFHQKFGEIIQAYIGKVKTREQAIDEIEKAWVQLGAAK